The proteins below come from a single Cylindrospermopsis raciborskii Cr2010 genomic window:
- a CDS encoding ferredoxin thioredoxin reductase catalytic beta subunit, with protein MTNSEVNTKSSDKSLEAMRHFSEQYAKRTGTYFCSEPSVTAVVIEGLAKHKDDLGAPLCPCRHYEDKEAEVSAAYWNCPCVPMRERKECHCMLFLTSDNEFAGKNLQEISMATIKEVRDSMG; from the coding sequence ATGACCAACTCAGAAGTTAACACAAAATCCAGTGATAAGAGCTTAGAAGCAATGCGGCACTTTTCAGAACAGTACGCCAAACGGACTGGAACATACTTTTGTTCAGAACCATCCGTGACAGCAGTGGTCATTGAAGGTTTAGCCAAGCACAAAGATGATTTAGGTGCACCATTGTGTCCCTGTCGTCATTATGAAGACAAAGAAGCGGAAGTTAGCGCCGCCTATTGGAATTGTCCTTGTGTACCAATGCGGGAGCGCAAAGAATGCCACTGTATGCTTTTCCTTACTTCTGACAACGAATTTGCCGGGAAAAACTTACAAGAAATTTCCATGGCAACCATTAAAGAAGTACGAGACAGTATGGGATAG
- a CDS encoding LptA/OstA family protein: MLKSQMHRLGLAIMLPVTIITVTLTGKLSTAQSSGGNRPLTIRADIQEYDAKTQVITARGNVQMLYPARQIQATAAQAQYFSKERRIDFSGNVYILQQGNNSIRAEKVTYLIDEGRFIALPQSNRQVESIYMIEDDDLSQPTSRPTTKPTPKQGSKTRSPL; the protein is encoded by the coding sequence ATGCTCAAATCACAAATGCACCGTCTGGGACTGGCTATAATGCTCCCTGTAACTATCATTACGGTTACCCTAACTGGTAAGCTATCCACCGCCCAATCTTCCGGGGGAAATCGCCCATTGACCATCCGTGCTGACATTCAAGAGTATGATGCTAAAACTCAGGTGATTACTGCCCGTGGTAATGTGCAGATGCTCTATCCTGCTCGTCAAATTCAAGCAACTGCTGCCCAAGCCCAATATTTTAGTAAGGAACGCCGGATAGACTTTAGCGGTAATGTATATATTTTACAGCAAGGTAATAATAGTATAAGAGCTGAAAAGGTTACCTATCTCATTGATGAGGGACGATTTATCGCCCTACCCCAATCTAACCGTCAGGTGGAATCAATTTATATGATAGAGGATGATGATTTGAGTCAACCAACTAGTAGACCAACAACCAAACCAACTCCTAAGCAAGGTTCTAAAACTCGGTCTCCCCTCTAA
- the xth gene encoding exodeoxyribonuclease III, producing the protein MKIATWNVNSIRTRLGQVISWLGENNVDVLCLQETKVIDTDFPLTVFHDMGYNTYIYGQKAYNGVALISRQPMKSVSTGFCQVLENLEPKWDDQKRVITGIVDEVRIINLYVPNGSAVGSEKYQYKLQWLAVLKTYLEVLLKCNSDIIMCGDFNIALEDIDIYKQVDTENQIMASLPERQALREILKLGFGDGFRKFNSQGGNYSWWDYRTGAFKRNSGWRIDHHYLTDVLYKQAKSCFIDISPRKLEQPSDHAPVIVEV; encoded by the coding sequence ATGAAAATTGCCACTTGGAATGTCAATTCAATTCGTACTCGTCTAGGACAGGTTATTAGCTGGTTAGGGGAAAATAACGTTGATGTTCTGTGTCTACAGGAAACCAAAGTCATAGACACGGATTTTCCCCTAACTGTATTTCATGACATGGGCTATAACACTTATATTTATGGACAGAAGGCTTACAATGGTGTAGCATTAATTAGTCGCCAGCCAATGAAAAGTGTAAGTACAGGGTTTTGTCAAGTCCTGGAAAATCTGGAACCTAAGTGGGATGACCAGAAAAGAGTAATCACGGGTATTGTAGATGAAGTAAGGATTATTAATCTGTATGTTCCTAATGGTTCAGCAGTGGGAAGTGAGAAATATCAATATAAATTGCAGTGGTTAGCAGTATTAAAAACATACCTGGAGGTTTTGCTGAAGTGTAATTCTGATATTATTATGTGTGGTGATTTTAACATTGCACTAGAAGATATAGACATTTATAAACAGGTAGATACAGAAAATCAGATTATGGCATCCTTACCAGAGAGACAAGCTTTAAGAGAGATTTTGAAACTGGGTTTTGGGGATGGGTTTCGCAAGTTTAATTCCCAGGGGGGTAATTATAGTTGGTGGGACTATCGTACTGGAGCTTTTAAAAGAAACTCGGGGTGGAGAATAGACCATCACTACTTAACAGATGTACTTTATAAACAAGCTAAAAGTTGCTTTATTGATATTAGTCCTAGAAAGCTAGAACAGCCTAGTGATCATGCACCCGTGATAGTGGAAGTTTAG
- a CDS encoding LptF/LptG family permease: MDRYLAMQLLPIFLFGVGAFTSVVLAIDSLFELLRKVVESGLPINIALKVFVLKLPYVMVYSFPMSTLLATLMTYSKLSSDSELIALRGCGVSVYRIVLTAVLLSGLVTGMTYIFNEYISPAANYEASVTLERALKSDQPSFKQQNIYYPEYREEKTKDGGSSRLLARLFYADEFDGKKMKGLTIIDRSQAGVNQIVVSESAQWNAYKQVWDFYNGTIYLVAPDRSYRNILRFEHQQLQLPSTPLIVAKNSRDYEEMNIAQSLQQLEIEKLAGNPQRIKKLEVRIQQKIAFPFICIIFGLVGSAMGTIPQRTGRGRSFGVSIIVIFIYYLLLSVCGALAQAEILSPFVGAWLPNLCGLGMGILILMQFSQK; this comes from the coding sequence ATGGATCGCTACTTGGCGATGCAGCTACTACCCATCTTTCTATTTGGTGTTGGTGCTTTTACTTCCGTAGTCTTAGCCATTGACAGTTTATTTGAGTTGTTGCGCAAAGTAGTAGAATCCGGACTACCAATTAACATTGCATTAAAAGTGTTTGTGCTGAAATTGCCCTACGTCATGGTTTATTCCTTTCCCATGTCTACTTTACTAGCAACTTTAATGACTTATAGCAAGTTATCCAGTGACAGTGAACTGATAGCTTTAAGAGGATGTGGTGTGAGCGTGTATCGAATAGTCCTAACAGCAGTTTTGCTGAGTGGTTTAGTTACTGGAATGACCTATATATTTAATGAATATATTTCCCCCGCAGCCAATTATGAAGCTAGTGTTACTCTAGAAAGGGCCTTAAAATCAGATCAACCATCATTTAAACAACAGAATATTTATTATCCAGAATATCGAGAAGAAAAAACAAAAGATGGCGGTAGTAGTAGACTATTGGCGCGCTTATTTTATGCTGATGAATTTGATGGCAAAAAAATGAAAGGACTGACAATTATTGATCGTTCTCAAGCGGGAGTAAATCAAATTGTTGTATCTGAATCTGCCCAATGGAATGCATATAAACAAGTTTGGGACTTTTATAATGGCACTATTTATTTAGTTGCTCCTGATCGTTCTTATCGAAATATTTTGCGTTTTGAACATCAGCAATTACAATTGCCTAGCACACCCTTAATTGTGGCTAAAAATAGTCGAGACTATGAAGAAATGAACATTGCCCAATCATTACAACAACTAGAAATAGAAAAGTTAGCAGGTAATCCCCAAAGAATTAAAAAATTGGAGGTCAGAATCCAACAAAAAATAGCCTTCCCCTTCATTTGTATAATTTTTGGTTTAGTTGGTTCAGCTATGGGAACCATCCCCCAACGCACTGGTAGAGGAAGGAGTTTTGGTGTCAGCATTATAGTCATTTTTATTTATTATTTATTACTATCTGTTTGTGGAGCTTTAGCACAAGCAGAAATTTTGTCTCCCTTTGTAGGTGCATGGTTACCCAATCTGTGTGGGTTAGGGATGGGAATTTTAATTCTTATGCAATTTTCCCAAAAGTAG
- a CDS encoding folate/biopterin family MFS transporter, with amino-acid sequence MLINSSGLSKLKESIDNSITEKIFLGHKPGPELIAILAVYLVQGALGLSRLSVSFFLKDELQLSPVEVSAILGIVTLPWMIKPLFGFVSDTFPIFGYRRRPYLVLSGILGAASWLALATLVDSSWKATITVTLSSLAIAVSDVIVDSLVVERARLESQAKAGSLQSLCWGANALGSFLTAYFSGLVLEYFTTKTVFLITALFPLLISLVAWFIAETSVYQEDSQQDRSKSVSIRTQTNQLLQAFRTRAVLLPTLFIFIWQCTPSGESAYFYFFTNELHFQPEFLGRIHLFTSLASLVGIWIFQRFLKNVPFQSIFTWSIIISVLLRMTMLMLITHTNRALGINDRWFSLGDSLIIAAMGQIAFMPTMILAARICPLGIEATLFAVLMSVFNLGGLVSRESGALIMYWLGITESNFDSLWLLLVITNLIALLPMLFVKLLPGKEEMEYGVVVK; translated from the coding sequence ATGCTGATTAACTCTTCTGGCCTTTCCAAGCTTAAAGAATCAATTGATAATTCAATCACCGAGAAGATTTTTTTAGGACATAAACCCGGGCCAGAACTAATTGCTATTCTAGCAGTCTATCTTGTCCAGGGCGCCTTGGGATTGTCTCGTCTTTCAGTGAGTTTTTTCCTCAAAGATGAATTACAGCTAAGTCCGGTAGAAGTTTCAGCCATTCTAGGTATAGTTACTCTACCTTGGATGATTAAACCATTATTTGGCTTTGTTTCTGATACTTTTCCCATATTTGGCTACCGTCGTCGTCCCTATCTAGTCCTATCTGGGATTCTAGGTGCTGCTAGTTGGTTAGCCTTAGCAACATTAGTAGATAGCAGCTGGAAAGCAACAATAACAGTCACCTTATCTTCTTTAGCTATTGCTGTCAGCGATGTGATAGTTGATTCCTTGGTTGTTGAACGTGCCAGGTTAGAATCTCAGGCCAAGGCTGGTTCTCTCCAATCCCTGTGTTGGGGAGCCAATGCCTTGGGCAGTTTTTTAACAGCCTATTTCAGCGGACTAGTATTAGAGTATTTTACTACAAAGACAGTGTTTTTAATTACTGCGTTATTCCCCTTGCTTATCTCCCTAGTTGCCTGGTTTATTGCCGAAACATCGGTTTATCAAGAAGACTCACAGCAAGATAGGAGCAAGTCAGTGAGTATTAGAACTCAGACTAATCAACTTCTACAAGCTTTTCGCACTAGGGCAGTTTTACTACCAACCCTATTTATTTTTATCTGGCAATGTACTCCCAGTGGAGAATCAGCTTATTTCTACTTCTTTACCAACGAGCTGCATTTCCAACCGGAGTTTTTAGGTAGGATACATCTGTTTACTAGTTTAGCTTCTTTAGTTGGTATTTGGATTTTCCAACGATTTCTTAAAAACGTTCCATTTCAGAGTATTTTTACCTGGAGCATTATTATATCCGTATTATTAAGAATGACTATGTTAATGCTAATTACACATACCAATAGAGCTTTAGGGATAAATGATAGATGGTTTAGTTTGGGAGATAGCTTAATTATTGCAGCCATGGGACAAATTGCATTTATGCCTACCATGATATTAGCAGCTAGAATTTGTCCCCTGGGAATAGAAGCAACACTCTTTGCAGTATTGATGTCAGTATTTAACCTAGGTGGATTGGTTTCCAGAGAATCCGGAGCTTTAATTATGTACTGGTTAGGAATAACAGAGAGCAATTTTGACAGTTTGTGGTTGCTACTAGTAATAACTAACTTGATTGCCTTACTACCAATGTTATTTGTCAAACTTTTGCCCGGTAAGGAGGAAATGGAATATGGAGTGGTGGTCAAATAG
- a CDS encoding DUF309 domain-containing protein, with the protein MNGNQPEEFWLGVEQFNAGQFYACHDTLEALWIEATEPEKTLYQGILQIAVALYHLENSNLRGAMILLGEGTNRLRRLADDNNYGINLWQLLIDSVNFLKVIQQEKPEEVSTMTLPKIVRSNPLGTDFKVSKTP; encoded by the coding sequence ATGAATGGAAATCAACCAGAAGAATTTTGGTTAGGTGTAGAACAGTTCAATGCTGGACAGTTCTACGCTTGTCATGATACCCTAGAAGCACTGTGGATAGAAGCAACAGAACCAGAAAAAACCCTCTATCAGGGAATTTTGCAAATTGCCGTGGCCTTATATCATCTGGAAAATAGCAACTTGCGAGGAGCAATGATCCTATTGGGTGAGGGTACGAATCGTTTGCGTCGTTTGGCTGATGATAACAATTATGGGATTAATTTGTGGCAACTTTTAATTGATAGTGTGAACTTTTTAAAAGTCATTCAGCAGGAAAAACCAGAAGAGGTTTCAACCATGACCTTGCCTAAGATTGTCAGGTCAAATCCCCTAGGCACCGATTTCAAAGTTAGCAAAACTCCATAG
- a CDS encoding carotenoid oxygenase family protein: MQSIDIPTQQNLEKSYTREDWQQGYESLKEEYDYWIDEVEGEIPKELEGTVFKNGPGLLDINGQRIHHPFDGDGMISQIIFSEGRAHFRNRFVQTEGYLAEKKAGRILYRGVFGTQKPGGWLANILDFKTKNIANTNVIYWGKKLLALWEAAEPYSLNPYTLETLGKEYFNHGLSSGEAFSAHPRVDPQGKLVNFAIEPGIKTKITIFELNQDAEVVSKQNHKIDGFCFIHDFVITENYCIFFQNPLSFNPIPFALGKVGAAQCIKPEKNLPTKIILIPRQHSPMVCSGVKVLETTAGFIFHHANGFEIDNKVIVDSICYDSLALTDIETNQDYRQTNFDAIAPGKLWRFELDLLSETVTAKLINDRACEFPAIHPDHVSRPYRYLYMSAAHNPRGNAPLQAILKIDLELGKQEIWSAAPRGFMGEPIFIPHPHGQQEDAGWIVGLVYNAEHHRSYMVILDASDLKKGTIAKLHLKHHIPHALHGSFTRDVLVNR; this comes from the coding sequence ATGCAATCCATAGATATACCTACTCAGCAAAATTTAGAAAAATCCTATACTCGCGAAGATTGGCAACAGGGATATGAGTCCCTGAAAGAAGAGTATGACTATTGGATTGACGAGGTAGAAGGTGAAATACCCAAGGAGCTGGAAGGGACAGTTTTTAAAAATGGTCCTGGGTTATTAGATATCAACGGACAAAGAATACATCATCCCTTTGATGGTGATGGAATGATTAGTCAAATTATATTTAGTGAAGGTCGAGCCCACTTCCGAAATCGATTTGTACAGACTGAGGGTTATTTAGCGGAAAAGAAAGCGGGTAGAATTCTTTATCGCGGAGTATTTGGGACTCAAAAACCTGGTGGTTGGTTAGCTAATATACTGGACTTTAAAACCAAGAATATTGCTAATACAAATGTTATTTACTGGGGTAAAAAACTACTGGCATTGTGGGAAGCAGCGGAACCTTATTCATTAAATCCTTACACCTTAGAAACCTTGGGCAAAGAATATTTTAATCATGGTTTATCATCAGGAGAAGCTTTCAGTGCCCATCCCCGGGTAGATCCCCAGGGCAAACTAGTTAACTTTGCCATTGAACCAGGAATAAAAACAAAGATTACAATTTTTGAACTCAATCAAGATGCTGAAGTGGTAAGTAAGCAAAATCATAAAATTGATGGTTTTTGCTTTATTCATGATTTTGTTATCACCGAAAATTATTGTATTTTCTTCCAAAACCCCCTCAGTTTTAACCCCATTCCTTTTGCCTTAGGAAAAGTTGGTGCAGCACAATGTATTAAACCGGAAAAAAATCTCCCCACCAAAATTATTCTCATTCCCCGTCAGCATAGTCCCATGGTATGTTCGGGAGTAAAGGTTTTAGAAACCACAGCTGGGTTTATTTTTCACCATGCTAATGGTTTTGAAATAGACAATAAAGTTATTGTTGATTCTATCTGTTATGATTCCTTAGCCTTAACAGACATTGAAACCAATCAAGATTATCGACAAACAAACTTTGATGCGATCGCCCCTGGAAAGTTATGGAGATTTGAGCTAGATTTATTGTCAGAAACAGTGACAGCCAAATTAATAAATGACCGCGCCTGTGAATTTCCTGCTATTCATCCGGATCACGTAAGCAGACCCTACCGTTATTTATACATGAGCGCTGCTCATAATCCCCGGGGAAATGCTCCTTTACAAGCCATTTTAAAAATTGATTTAGAGTTGGGGAAACAAGAGATTTGGAGTGCTGCACCCAGGGGTTTTATGGGTGAGCCAATCTTTATTCCCCATCCCCATGGTCAACAAGAAGATGCAGGATGGATTGTAGGCTTGGTTTATAATGCAGAACATCACCGTTCATATATGGTAATTTTAGATGCTAGTGACCTAAAAAAGGGAACAATAGCTAAATTACATTTAAAGCATCATATTCCCCATGCACTACATGGTAGTTTCACAAGGGATGTGTTAGTGAACCGATAA
- the lptB gene encoding LPS export ABC transporter ATP-binding protein, giving the protein MKIFLENIHKSYSKRVIVNRVSLSVSQGEIVGLLGPNGAGKTTTFYIATGLEKPDQGKVWLDELDITSMAMHKRARLGLGYLAQEASIFRQLSVKENILLVLEQTNVPRREWSSRLRELLTEFRLQKVVNSKGIQLSGGERRRTELARALAAGREGPKFLFLDEPFAGVDPIAVAEIQQIVARLRERGMGILITDHNVRETLAITDRAYIMREGQILAFGIADELYNNPLVRQYYLGNHFLL; this is encoded by the coding sequence GTGAAAATCTTTCTGGAAAATATTCACAAGTCTTACAGTAAAAGAGTTATTGTCAATCGTGTTAGTCTTTCTGTATCTCAAGGTGAAATAGTTGGTTTGTTAGGACCCAATGGTGCTGGTAAAACCACAACATTTTACATTGCTACGGGTTTAGAAAAACCAGATCAGGGCAAGGTATGGTTAGATGAACTAGATATTACTTCCATGGCCATGCACAAAAGAGCTAGATTGGGTCTTGGCTATCTTGCACAGGAAGCGAGCATTTTTCGTCAACTATCTGTCAAAGAAAATATACTTTTAGTTCTAGAGCAAACTAATGTGCCAAGGCGAGAATGGTCTAGTAGACTACGAGAACTATTAACAGAATTTCGCCTGCAAAAAGTTGTTAATAGTAAGGGTATTCAACTTTCTGGGGGTGAAAGACGACGTACAGAGTTAGCTAGAGCTTTAGCAGCGGGTAGGGAGGGTCCGAAATTTCTGTTTTTGGACGAACCCTTTGCTGGGGTTGACCCCATCGCAGTGGCAGAAATTCAGCAAATTGTTGCCCGATTGAGAGAGCGTGGTATGGGTATTTTAATCACTGACCACAATGTTAGAGAAACCCTGGCCATTACTGACAGAGCTTATATCATGCGGGAAGGACAAATCTTAGCCTTTGGCATTGCTGATGAACTATACAATAATCCTCTTGTGCGTCAATACTATTTAGGAAATCACTTTCTCCTTTAG
- a CDS encoding glycosyltransferase family 4 protein: protein MNSTTNKRIALISVHGDPAIEIGKEEAGGQNVYVRQVGEALSQLGWQVDMFSRKVSPDQENIVQHNSHCRTIRLTAGPVEFVSRDHGFQYLREFVEQLLKFQKESGFKYELVHTNYWLSSWVGLQLRQIQGTKQIHTYHSLGVVKYNTIENIPPIANQRLAVEKEVLEKAEVIIATSPQEEEQMRTLISRKGNITVIPCGTNVRRFNCVDRGVARDTLGIDKKAKVVLYVGRFDPRKGIETLVRAVRESRFFGDQNLKLIIGGGSTPGNSDGKERDRIEGIVRELGMVEYTLFPGLLKRDILPYYYSAADVCVIPSHYEPFGLVALESMACGTPVIASDVGGLQFTVVSENTGLLAPVQDVTAFSYAIDRIIGNPQWRDKLGLAGSKRVVEKFSWEGVASQLNTVYTQVLDRMIIGSLTHPL, encoded by the coding sequence ATGAACTCTACAACTAATAAAAGGATTGCCCTGATTTCCGTCCATGGTGATCCGGCGATAGAAATTGGCAAAGAAGAGGCCGGGGGACAAAATGTTTATGTTCGCCAGGTAGGTGAAGCACTATCCCAGCTAGGATGGCAAGTTGATATGTTCAGTCGTAAAGTCAGTCCTGACCAGGAGAATATTGTACAACATAATTCCCATTGTCGAACAATTAGATTGACAGCAGGACCAGTGGAATTTGTTTCCAGAGACCATGGTTTTCAATATTTACGAGAATTTGTAGAACAGCTATTAAAATTTCAGAAAGAAAGCGGTTTTAAATATGAACTAGTTCACACCAACTACTGGCTATCCAGCTGGGTGGGACTCCAATTGAGACAGATTCAAGGAACTAAACAGATTCACACATATCATTCCCTAGGAGTAGTCAAATATAACACTATAGAAAACATTCCACCCATTGCCAATCAAAGGTTGGCAGTGGAAAAAGAGGTGTTGGAAAAAGCGGAAGTGATTATAGCCACGAGTCCCCAAGAAGAAGAACAAATGAGAACTTTGATCAGTAGGAAAGGTAACATTACAGTTATTCCCTGTGGTACAAATGTTCGCCGGTTTAATTGTGTGGATAGAGGGGTGGCTAGAGATACATTAGGCATTGACAAGAAGGCCAAGGTTGTGCTCTATGTGGGGAGATTTGACCCTCGTAAAGGAATAGAAACTCTGGTTCGCGCAGTGCGAGAGTCAAGGTTTTTTGGAGACCAAAACCTGAAACTGATTATTGGTGGTGGGAGTACACCAGGTAATAGCGACGGGAAGGAACGCGATCGCATTGAGGGAATTGTCCGGGAACTAGGAATGGTGGAATATACACTTTTTCCCGGTTTGTTAAAAAGGGACATACTACCTTACTACTATTCTGCGGCTGATGTTTGTGTCATACCGAGTCATTATGAACCCTTTGGTCTAGTAGCCTTGGAATCCATGGCATGTGGTACACCAGTGATAGCTAGTGACGTGGGAGGGCTGCAATTTACCGTAGTAAGTGAGAACACAGGTTTACTGGCTCCCGTTCAAGACGTAACAGCTTTTAGCTATGCTATTGATAGGATTATTGGTAATCCTCAATGGCGAGATAAATTAGGTTTAGCTGGTAGTAAGAGAGTTGTAGAAAAGTTTAGTTGGGAGGGTGTGGCCAGTCAACTAAACACAGTTTATACTCAGGTGTTAGATAGGATGATTATCGGTTCACTAACACATCCCTTGTGA
- a CDS encoding hydantoinase B/oxoprolinase family protein → MKKLYDHIQPDPVRLEIFKNLYQFIAEQMGIVLQNTAVSVNIKERLDFSCAIFDSSGLLVANAPHIPVHLGSMSESVRCLINDLGTTIKPGNVYLSNNPYNGGTHLPDVTAITPIFLPPFSNMFLKTGQDSPLFFVASRGHQSDIGGITPGSMPPHSTDITQEGIIFDNFLLVQEGELQETSVRNYLLNHPYPSRNPEQNIADFKAQIAANARGSQELIKMVDHYGLETVKVYMQFVQDNAEESVRRTINVLKNGSFTYVMDSGAKIQVQVTINRENRTAKIDFTGTSPQLKSNFNAPKAVTQAAVLYVFRTLVDDNIPLNAGCLKPLEIIIPQGCMLNPTYPAAVVAGNVETSQTIVDALYGALGVMAASQGTMNNFTFGNEKYQYYETICGGSGAGMDFDGTDAVHTHMTNSLLTDPEVLETRYPVIVESFTIRENSGGKGKYSGGNGVVRKIKFLESMTANILSGHRLVPPFGLNGGAPGKVGNNWIQRENGIQEVLDSTATAEMQPGDIFVIETPGGGGFQEQ, encoded by the coding sequence ATGAAAAAACTATATGATCATATTCAGCCAGATCCAGTTCGCTTAGAAATTTTTAAAAATCTCTATCAATTCATTGCCGAACAAATGGGAATAGTCCTGCAAAACACAGCTGTATCAGTTAATATTAAGGAACGTCTGGATTTTTCCTGCGCTATTTTTGACAGTTCTGGTTTATTAGTTGCTAACGCTCCTCATATTCCTGTGCATTTAGGTTCCATGAGTGAAAGCGTGCGCTGTTTAATTAATGATTTGGGAACTACAATTAAACCAGGCAATGTTTATCTATCCAATAATCCCTACAATGGGGGAACCCATTTACCTGATGTTACTGCTATCACGCCCATATTTTTACCCCCATTTTCAAATATGTTTTTAAAAACTGGGCAAGACTCTCCCCTATTTTTTGTTGCATCCCGAGGACACCAATCAGATATCGGTGGTATTACCCCCGGATCCATGCCTCCCCATAGTACGGATATTACCCAAGAAGGGATTATTTTTGATAATTTTCTCCTGGTTCAGGAAGGAGAGCTACAAGAAACCTCTGTGAGAAATTATCTGTTAAATCATCCCTATCCCAGTCGCAATCCTGAGCAAAATATAGCAGATTTTAAAGCTCAAATTGCCGCTAACGCCAGGGGAAGCCAAGAATTAATAAAAATGGTTGATCACTATGGGCTGGAAACTGTAAAAGTTTATATGCAGTTTGTACAAGATAATGCGGAAGAATCAGTAAGAAGAACTATCAATGTTTTAAAAAATGGATCCTTTACATATGTCATGGATAGTGGGGCAAAAATTCAAGTTCAAGTCACTATTAATCGGGAAAATCGCACAGCTAAAATTGATTTTACGGGCACATCACCACAATTAAAGAGTAATTTTAATGCACCTAAAGCTGTAACCCAAGCAGCAGTATTATATGTCTTTAGAACTCTGGTAGATGACAATATTCCTCTTAATGCTGGCTGTCTCAAACCTTTAGAAATTATTATTCCTCAAGGTTGTATGCTAAATCCCACCTATCCTGCAGCAGTAGTAGCAGGAAATGTGGAAACATCACAAACTATTGTTGATGCTTTATATGGTGCCCTAGGTGTAATGGCTGCTTCCCAAGGAACTATGAATAATTTCACTTTTGGCAATGAAAAATATCAATATTATGAAACTATTTGTGGTGGTTCCGGAGCAGGTATGGACTTTGATGGCACAGATGCAGTTCACACTCACATGACTAATTCCCTACTTACCGATCCAGAAGTGCTAGAAACCCGTTATCCGGTAATAGTGGAAAGTTTTACTATCCGTGAGAATAGTGGGGGTAAAGGAAAATATTCCGGGGGTAATGGGGTGGTCAGAAAAATCAAATTTCTGGAATCCATGACGGCAAATATTCTTTCTGGTCATCGTTTAGTCCCCCCCTTTGGATTAAATGGTGGAGCACCAGGAAAGGTGGGAAACAACTGGATACAACGTGAAAATGGCATCCAAGAGGTTTTAGATAGCACTGCTACCGCAGAAATGCAACCAGGAGATATTTTTGTCATAGAAACTCCTGGTGGTGGTGGATTTCAGGAGCAATAA